In Callospermophilus lateralis isolate mCalLat2 chromosome 4, mCalLat2.hap1, whole genome shotgun sequence, one genomic interval encodes:
- the Tmcc3 gene encoding transmembrane and coiled-coil domain protein 3 isoform X2, whose product MNTLSLPLNIRRGGSDTNLNFDVPDGILDFHKVKLSADNLRQKILKVTEQIKIEQTSRDGNVAEYLKLVSSADKQQAGRIKQVFEKKNQKSAHSIAQLQKKLEQYHRKLREIEQNGASRGSKDISKDNLKDIHHSLKDAHVKSRTAPHGMESSKSGMPGVSLTPPVFVFNKSREFANLIRNKFGSADNIAHLKNSLDEFRPEASARVYGGSATIVNKSKYGSDDECSSGTSGSADSNGNQSFGAGGAGTLDSQGKLSMILEELREIKDTQAQLAEDIEALKVQFKREYGFISQTLQEERYRYERLEDQLHDLTDLHQHETANLKQELASAEEKVAYQAYERSRDIQEALESCQTRISKLELHQQEQQTLQTDAVNARVLLGKCINVVLAFMTVILVCVSTIAKFVSPMMKSRFHILGTFFAVTILAIFCKNWDHILCAIERIIIPR is encoded by the exons ATGAATACCTTAAGCCTGCCCCTGAACATACGCCGTGGGGGGTCGGACACCAACCTCAACTTTGACGTCCCAGATGGCATCCTGGACTTCCACAAGGTCAAACTCAGTGCAGACAACCTGAGGCAGAAAATTCTGAAGGTAACAGAACAGATCAAAATTGAGCAAACATCCCGTGATGGGAATGTCGCAGAGTATTTGAAGCTAGTCAGCAGCGCCGACAAGCAGCAGGCGGGGCGCATCAAGCAGGTCTTTGAGAAGAAGAACCAGAAGTCAGCTCACTCCATCGCACAGCTGCAGAAGAAGTTAGAGCAGTATCACAGAAAGCTCCGAGAGATCGAACAGAATGGAGCCTCCAGAGGCTCAAAGGACATTTCCAAAGACAACCTGAAGGACATACATCACTCTCTGAAAGATGCCCACGTGAAGTCTCGAACTGCCCCCCATGGCATGGAGAGCAGTAAGTCGGGCATGCCAGGGGTATCCCTCACTCCACCTGTGTtcgttttcaataagtccagagaGTTTGCCAACTTGATCCGAAATAAGTTTGGCAGCGCTGACAACATCGCGCACTTAAAAAATTCCTTAGATGAGTTTAGGCCTGAGGCCAGTGCAAGGGTCTACGGGGGCAGCGCTACCATCGTGAACAAGTCCAAATACGGCAGCGATGACGAGTGTTCGAGCGGCACGTCAGGTTCGGCTGACAGCAATGGGAACCAGTCCTTCGGGGCTGGTGGGGCTGGCACGCTGGACAGCCAGGGCAAGCTCAGCATGATCCTGGAGGAGCTGAGGGAGATCAAGGACACCCAGGCCCAGCTGGCAGAGGACATCGAGGCACTGAAggtgcagtttaagagggaatatGGTTTCATTTCTCAGACCCTGCAAGAGGAAAGGTACAG GTACGAGCGCCTGGAAGACCAGCTGCATGACCTGACGGACCTGCACCAGCATGAGACGGCCAACCTGAAGCAGGAGTTGGCCAGCGCTGAGGAGAAGGTGGCCTACCAGGCCTATGAGCGCTCCAGGGACATCCAG GAAGCCTTGGAATCCTGCCAGACTCGCATTTCTAAGCTGGAGCTCCACCAGCAAGAGCAGCAAACCCTGCAGACAGACGCGGTGAACGCCAGGGTGCTCCTGGGGAAGTGCATCAACGTGGTCCTGGCCTTCATGACTGTCATCCTGGTGTGCGTGTCCACCATCGCCAAGTTCGTCTCACCCATGATGAAGAGCCGCTTCCACATTCTTGGCACCTTCTTTGCTGTGACGATTCTTGCAATATTCTGCAAAAACTGGGACCATATTCTGTGTGCCATAGAAAGGATAATAATACCAAGATGA
- the Tmcc3 gene encoding transmembrane and coiled-coil domain protein 3 isoform X1 has protein sequence MPGSDTALTVDRTYSDPGRHHRCKSRVERHDMNTLSLPLNIRRGGSDTNLNFDVPDGILDFHKVKLSADNLRQKILKVTEQIKIEQTSRDGNVAEYLKLVSSADKQQAGRIKQVFEKKNQKSAHSIAQLQKKLEQYHRKLREIEQNGASRGSKDISKDNLKDIHHSLKDAHVKSRTAPHGMESSKSGMPGVSLTPPVFVFNKSREFANLIRNKFGSADNIAHLKNSLDEFRPEASARVYGGSATIVNKSKYGSDDECSSGTSGSADSNGNQSFGAGGAGTLDSQGKLSMILEELREIKDTQAQLAEDIEALKVQFKREYGFISQTLQEERYRYERLEDQLHDLTDLHQHETANLKQELASAEEKVAYQAYERSRDIQEALESCQTRISKLELHQQEQQTLQTDAVNARVLLGKCINVVLAFMTVILVCVSTIAKFVSPMMKSRFHILGTFFAVTILAIFCKNWDHILCAIERIIIPR, from the exons GTAGAACGTCATGACATGAATACCTTAAGCCTGCCCCTGAACATACGCCGTGGGGGGTCGGACACCAACCTCAACTTTGACGTCCCAGATGGCATCCTGGACTTCCACAAGGTCAAACTCAGTGCAGACAACCTGAGGCAGAAAATTCTGAAGGTAACAGAACAGATCAAAATTGAGCAAACATCCCGTGATGGGAATGTCGCAGAGTATTTGAAGCTAGTCAGCAGCGCCGACAAGCAGCAGGCGGGGCGCATCAAGCAGGTCTTTGAGAAGAAGAACCAGAAGTCAGCTCACTCCATCGCACAGCTGCAGAAGAAGTTAGAGCAGTATCACAGAAAGCTCCGAGAGATCGAACAGAATGGAGCCTCCAGAGGCTCAAAGGACATTTCCAAAGACAACCTGAAGGACATACATCACTCTCTGAAAGATGCCCACGTGAAGTCTCGAACTGCCCCCCATGGCATGGAGAGCAGTAAGTCGGGCATGCCAGGGGTATCCCTCACTCCACCTGTGTtcgttttcaataagtccagagaGTTTGCCAACTTGATCCGAAATAAGTTTGGCAGCGCTGACAACATCGCGCACTTAAAAAATTCCTTAGATGAGTTTAGGCCTGAGGCCAGTGCAAGGGTCTACGGGGGCAGCGCTACCATCGTGAACAAGTCCAAATACGGCAGCGATGACGAGTGTTCGAGCGGCACGTCAGGTTCGGCTGACAGCAATGGGAACCAGTCCTTCGGGGCTGGTGGGGCTGGCACGCTGGACAGCCAGGGCAAGCTCAGCATGATCCTGGAGGAGCTGAGGGAGATCAAGGACACCCAGGCCCAGCTGGCAGAGGACATCGAGGCACTGAAggtgcagtttaagagggaatatGGTTTCATTTCTCAGACCCTGCAAGAGGAAAGGTACAG GTACGAGCGCCTGGAAGACCAGCTGCATGACCTGACGGACCTGCACCAGCATGAGACGGCCAACCTGAAGCAGGAGTTGGCCAGCGCTGAGGAGAAGGTGGCCTACCAGGCCTATGAGCGCTCCAGGGACATCCAG GAAGCCTTGGAATCCTGCCAGACTCGCATTTCTAAGCTGGAGCTCCACCAGCAAGAGCAGCAAACCCTGCAGACAGACGCGGTGAACGCCAGGGTGCTCCTGGGGAAGTGCATCAACGTGGTCCTGGCCTTCATGACTGTCATCCTGGTGTGCGTGTCCACCATCGCCAAGTTCGTCTCACCCATGATGAAGAGCCGCTTCCACATTCTTGGCACCTTCTTTGCTGTGACGATTCTTGCAATATTCTGCAAAAACTGGGACCATATTCTGTGTGCCATAGAAAGGATAATAATACCAAGATGA